Genomic window (Flavobacteriales bacterium):
CACGCTGTCCGTCCAGGCCGGCAAAGAGCACGCCCAAGGCGAGCACCTCCTCCAGGCCGGAATCCTCCAAATAGAGCGTAAGCTCACCGCGGTGCCCCCATGGCTTTCCCAAGCGGCCGATACGATGCAATGCTCCCAATTCCATCTGATGGCCGTGAAATTAGGGCGGCTCCGGCATTCAGCGGCAATGCGCCTCGTAAAAACGGAAAAGCCCGGCTCTGATCGGAGCCGGGCTTCGGTAGTTTCTCCGTTTGAATGCTTATTCCTTTTCTGCGGCCCCACCTTCGGCAGGTGCTGCGGCCTCACCGGCTTCCGGTGCTGCTTCGGCAGATGCTACGGCCTCACTGACTTCCGGTGCTGCTTCCGCTTCCGGAGCGGCTTCAGCCTCGGCTGCAGGGGCCTCCTCTTCGGCAACGGGAGGCGGCGTCATGGATGCGGCCAACTTCGCGGTCAAGGCATCCGCCCTGTCGTTCGATTTCTTCATCTCGACGGCCAGGCGGTCCTTGAAGGCTTTAGTGGCATCATTGACCAAGCCGGTCTTCTTAGCCTCGACCTTCGTGTTCTTCGCGCTCATCCAAGCCTCGAAGCGGCGATCGGCCTCTGCCTGGTCGAAAGCACCTTTCTTCACGCCGTTCTGCAGGTGGTTCTTGTAGACCACACCGCTGTAGCTGAGGATGGCGCGGGCGGTATCGCTGGGCTGTGCGCCTTTCTGAAGCCAATCCATCGCCTTTTCACGGTCTACTTCCACCAAGGCAGGGTTCTGGTTGGGATCGTAGGCACCGATGCGTTCGATGTATTTTCCGTCGCGCGGGGCGCGTTGGTCAGCCACTACCAAGTGGTAGAACGGCTTGCCTTTTTTGCCTTTTCTCTGAAGGCGGATGCGGGTCGGCATGTCGCGGTTGTTTTTAGGTCCCTTTTCGTTAAGGGGTGGCAAATGTCGGGATTTTCCCGGAACTGACAAACAGGACAGAATAGAACGCTGATAACGCTGAAAAATGGATCTACGCGGATCAAGATCAGCGATCGGACGGCTGCCGACTGCCAACTGAGTACTCGAAGATGCACATCTTTACCGCATGCGCCTCACGCTTACCCTCCTTATCCTATTGGCTTCCAGCGTCAAGGCCCAAACACCCATGGCCCTGCCGGGTTTGATCCCACTGCCCGCGGAAATGGAATTGACCGGAGGCACTTGTTCCCTGGAATGTCCAGGGCACCTTCGGCCCGATCCCACGATCAGTTCCGGATTCGTGGGATTGCTGACTGCTGATATTGAACCACTTCACCCCGTGACCAACAGCCCTTGTGAGGTTCCTTTGCGCATTGAACTCCACCTGATCCAGCCGGATACGCTTCTCCCTGCGGAATGGTACAGCCTCCAGGTGGCTTCGGACCACATCGCGTTGACCGCGACCGATGAAGAAGGGCTTTTCCGTGGAAGTCGCACGCTGATCCAACTTTTGGAACAGGGGAAAAGCACGGGATCCATTCCCTGCCACACCATTACGGACCAGCCCCGTTTCGCATGGCGCGGGATG
Coding sequences:
- a CDS encoding 30S ribosomal protein S16, whose protein sequence is MPTRIRLQRKGKKGKPFYHLVVADQRAPRDGKYIERIGAYDPNQNPALVEVDREKAMDWLQKGAQPSDTARAILSYSGVVYKNHLQNGVKKGAFDQAEADRRFEAWMSAKNTKVEAKKTGLVNDATKAFKDRLAVEMKKSNDRADALTAKLAASMTPPPVAEEEAPAAEAEAAPEAEAAPEVSEAVASAEAAPEAGEAAAPAEGGAAEKE